A window from Citrus sinensis cultivar Valencia sweet orange chromosome 3, DVS_A1.0, whole genome shotgun sequence encodes these proteins:
- the LOC102612779 gene encoding uncharacterized protein LOC102612779 isoform X1 encodes MEKIKHTTVATNGINMHVASIGTGPAVLFLHGFPELWYSWRKQLLYLSSRGYRAIAPDLRGYGDTDAPPSITSYTALHVVGDLVGLLDEFGIEQVFLVGHDWGALIAWYFCLLRPDRVKALVNLSVVFRSRNPATKPVDQYRALFGDDFYICRFQEPGVAEEDFAQIDTARLIKKFLGGRSPKPPCVPKEIGFRGLPDLRTLPSWLSEEDVNYYASKFSQKGFTGGLNYYRCLDLNWELLAPWTGAQIKIPVKFMVGDLDITYHIPGIREYIQNGGFKKDVPGLQEVIVMEGVAHFINQEKADEVSSHIYDFIKQF; translated from the exons atggagaaaataaaGCACACAACAGTGGCCACGAACGGCATAAACATGCACGTGGCATCGATAGGGACCGGCCCAGCCGTCCTTTTCCTTCACGGCTTCCCTGAACTCTGGTACTCCTGGCGCAAGCAGCTCCTCTACCTCTCTTCCCGCGGCTACCGCGCTATTGCCCCTGACCTTCGTGGCTACGGCGACACCGACGCCCCGCCCTCCATCACGTCCTACACGGCACTCCACGTCGTCGGTGACCTTGTCGGTCTCCTCGATGAATTCGGTATCGAACAGGTCTTTTTGGTGGGCCATGACTGGGGTGCTTTGATTGCTTGGTATTTTTGTTTGCTTCGTCCTGACCGAGTCAAAGCTTTGGTCAACTTAAGCGTTGTGTTTCGTTCCAGAAACCCTGCGACGAAACCTGTCGATCAATACAGGGCTTTGTTTGGTGATGACTTCTATATTTGCAGGTTTcag GAACCTGGAGTGGCTGAAGAAGATTTTGCTCAGATTGATACTGCAAGActgataaagaaatttttgggAGGTCGCAGTCCGAAGCCACCATGTGTACCTAAAGAAATAGGATTTAGAGGTCTACCGGATCTTCGAACCTTGCCTTCTTGGCTGTCAGAAGAAGATGTCAACTATTATGCCTCAAAATTTAGCCAGAAAGGCTTCACTGGAGGATTGAACTATTATCGATGTTTAGACCT AAACTGGGAGCTCCTGGCTCCATGGACAGGtgcacaaattaaaataccaGTTAAGTTTATGGTGGGTGACTTGGATATCACATATCACATCCCTGGTATCAGGGAATATATACAAAATGGTGGGTTCAAGAAAGATGTACCAGGTTTGCAGGAAGTAATAGTAATGGAAGGAGTTGCCCATTTTATTAACCAAGAAAAGGCTGACGAAGTCAGCTCACACATTTATGATTTCATCAAGCAGTTCTGA
- the LOC102612779 gene encoding uncharacterized protein LOC102612779 isoform X2 has protein sequence MEKIKHTTVATNGINMHVASIGTGPAVLFLHGFPELWYSWRKQLLYLSSRGYRAIAPDLRGYGDTDAPPSITSYTALHVVGDLVGLLDEFGIEQVFLVGHDWGALIAWYFCLLRPDRVKALVNLSVVFRSRNPATKPVDQYRALFGDDFYICRFQEPGVAEEDFAQIDTARLIKKFLGGRSPKPPCVPKEIGFRGLPDLRTLPSWLSEEDVNYYASKFSQKGFTGGLNYYRCLDLQFDFTTCICISMLPEPQKTGSSWLHGQVHKLKYQLSLWWVTWISHITSLVSGNIYKMVGSRKMYQVCRK, from the exons atggagaaaataaaGCACACAACAGTGGCCACGAACGGCATAAACATGCACGTGGCATCGATAGGGACCGGCCCAGCCGTCCTTTTCCTTCACGGCTTCCCTGAACTCTGGTACTCCTGGCGCAAGCAGCTCCTCTACCTCTCTTCCCGCGGCTACCGCGCTATTGCCCCTGACCTTCGTGGCTACGGCGACACCGACGCCCCGCCCTCCATCACGTCCTACACGGCACTCCACGTCGTCGGTGACCTTGTCGGTCTCCTCGATGAATTCGGTATCGAACAGGTCTTTTTGGTGGGCCATGACTGGGGTGCTTTGATTGCTTGGTATTTTTGTTTGCTTCGTCCTGACCGAGTCAAAGCTTTGGTCAACTTAAGCGTTGTGTTTCGTTCCAGAAACCCTGCGACGAAACCTGTCGATCAATACAGGGCTTTGTTTGGTGATGACTTCTATATTTGCAGGTTTcag GAACCTGGAGTGGCTGAAGAAGATTTTGCTCAGATTGATACTGCAAGActgataaagaaatttttgggAGGTCGCAGTCCGAAGCCACCATGTGTACCTAAAGAAATAGGATTTAGAGGTCTACCGGATCTTCGAACCTTGCCTTCTTGGCTGTCAGAAGAAGATGTCAACTATTATGCCTCAAAATTTAGCCAGAAAGGCTTCACTGGAGGATTGAACTATTATCGATGTTTAGACCT GCAATTTGACTTTACAACTTGCATATGTATATCAATGTTACCAGAGCCCCAAA AAACTGGGAGCTCCTGGCTCCATGGACAGGtgcacaaattaaaataccaGTTAAGTTTATGGTGGGTGACTTGGATATCACATATCACATCCCTGGTATCAGGGAATATATACAAAATGGTGGGTTCAAGAAAGATGTACCAGGTTTGCAGGAAGTAA
- the LOC102612478 gene encoding uncharacterized protein LOC102612478, giving the protein MEKIEHTTVATNGINMHVASIGTGPAVLFIHGFPELWYSWRNQLLYLSSRGYRAIAPDLRGYGDTDAPPSVTSYTALHLVGDLIGLLDKLGIHQVFLVGHDWGALIAWYFCLFRPDRVKALVNMSVPFPPRNPAVRPLNNFRAVYGDDYYICRFQEPGEIEEEFAQIDTARLMKKFLCLRIPKPLCIPKDTGLSTLPDPSALPSWLSEEDVNYYASKFNQKGFTGPVNYYRCWDLNWELMAPWTGVQIKVPVKYIVGDQDLVYNNKGTKEYIHNGGFKKYVPYLQDVVVMEGVAHFINQEKAEEVGAHIYEFIKKF; this is encoded by the exons atggAGAAAATAGAGCACACAACAGTAGCCACTAACGGCATAAACATGCACGTGGCATCAATAGGGACAGGCCCAGCAGTTCTCTTCATTCACGGCTTCCCTGAACTCTGGTATTCCTGGCGCAACCAGCTCCTCTATCTCTCTTCCCGCGGCTACCGTGCCATTGCCCCAGACCTTCGTGGATACGGCGACACCGACGCCCCACCCTCGGTCACGTCGTACACGGCACTCCATCTTGTCGGTGACCTCATCGGCCTCCTTGATAAATTGGGTATCCATCAAGTTTTCCTAGTGGGTCATGACTGGGGTGCTTTGATTGCTTggtatttttgtttgtttaggCCGGACAGAGTCAAGGCCTTAGTCAACATGAGCGTCCCCTTTCCTCCCAGAAACCCGGCTGTGAGACCTCTTAATAACTTCAGGGCTGTCTATGGTGATGATTATTATATCTGCAGATTTCAG GAACCTGGAGAGATTGAAGAAGAGTTTGCTCAGATTGATACTGCAAGACTTATGAAGAAATTTCTGTGTTTGCGCATTCCAAAACCACTTTGTATACCCAAAGATACAGGACTCAGTACTCTACCGGATCCTTCAGCGTTGCCCTCTTGGCTGTCAGAAGAAGATGTCAATTATTATGCCTCCAAATTTAACCAGAAAGGCTTCACTGGACCAGTGAATTATTATCGATGTTGGGATCT AAATTGGGAGCTGATGGCGCCATGGACTGGGGTACAAATCAAAGTACCAGTCAAGTATATCGTGGGTGACCAGGATCTTGTCTATAACAACAAAGGTACGAAGGAATATATACACAATGGTGGCTTCAAGAAATATGTACCATATCTGCAGGATGTAGTTGTCATGGAAGGGGTAGCTCACTTTATCAACCAAGAAAAGGCAGAAGAAGTTGGTGCACACATCTATGAGTTCATCAAGAAGTTCTGA
- the LOC102612174 gene encoding 60S ribosomal protein L18-2, whose protein sequence is MGIDLIAGGKSKKSKRTAPKSNDIYLKLLVKLYRFLVRRTDSNFDKVILKRLFMSKVNKPPMSLSRLTKFMKGKEDKIAVVVGTVTDDIRVYEVPALKVTALRFTETARARIEKAGGECLTFDQLALRAPLGQNTVLLRGPKNAREAVKHFGPAPGVPHSHTKPYVRSKGRKFERARGKRNSRGFRV, encoded by the exons atg GGTATCGATTTGATAGCCGGTGGTAAGAGCAAGAAGTCCAAGAGGACTGCCCCGAAATCGAACGATATCTATCTCAAGCTTCTCGTCAAG CTGTACCGATTTCTCGTGAGGAGGACTGATAGCAATTTCGATAAGGTGATATTGAAGAGGCTCTTCATGAGCAAAGTCAACAAGCCTCCTATGTCTCTCTCTCGTTTGACTAAATTCATGAAGGGCAAG GAGGACAAGATTGCTGTGGTTGTTGGAACAGTCACTGATGATATTCGTGTGTATGAAGTTCCTGCACTCAAGGTTACTGCACTGAGGTTCACAGAGACAGCAAGGGCAAGAATTGAGAAGGCAGGGGGAGAATGCTTGACATTTGACCAACTGGCTCTTCGTGCTCCTTTGGGTCAGAACACG GTTCTCCTGAGAGGTCCGAAGAATGCTCGTGAGGCTGTCAAGCACTTTGGACCTGCTCCTGGTGTACCACACAGCCACACCAAACCCTATGTGCGATCTAAGGGAAGAAAATTTGAGAGGGCTAGAGGAAAAAGGAACAGCAGAGGCTTCAGGGTTTGA
- the LOC102613281 gene encoding RING-H2 finger protein ATL64-like, whose amino-acid sequence MMDSNSTTLTAPSGLDQIQNPSASSYVLNGKIMFCSVILLFVVVFILVCFHSYASWLRYRHRHRYRYRHRHRRAHRLFFLSSGANTMNTAPPHAHQALDLSILKRIPAFVYSPNIEHPKEPLDCAVCLSEFEDNENGRVLPKCRHVFHVDCIDMWFQSHSNCPLCRAPVQLDITLVHPLVQVEEVVSVIEPTERDLGVVHQMGCSSSSSSSSSLPQLESVSVEIPRARENFRGLDDMGLSLTNERNGFKSPGNRVLTLKRIWSI is encoded by the coding sequence ATGATGGATTCTAACTCGACAACGTTAACAGCACCAAGTGGTCTTGATCAGATTCAGAATCCCAGCGCCAGCAGCTACGTTCTTAATGGAAAGATCATGTTTTGTTCTGTGATTCTTctctttgttgttgttttcatCTTAGTCTGCTTTCACAGTTATGCCAGTTGGCTCCGTTACCGCCACCGCCACCGTTACCGTTACCGTCACCGTCACCGCCGTGCCCATCGGCTCTTCTTTCTCTCTAGCGGTGCTAATACCATGAACACAGCTCCTCCTCACGCTCATCAAGCTTTGGACCTCTCTATTCTCAAAAGGATACCCGCTTTTGTCTACTCACCAAACATAGAACACCCCAAGGAGCCGCTAGACTGCGCCGTTTGCTTGTCGGAATTTGAAGACAACGAAAATGGCCGTGTCTTGCCCAAGTGTAGACATGTATTCCATGTTGATTGCATCGACATGTGGTTTCAATCTCACTCTAATTGTCCACTCTGTAGAGCCCCGGTTCAACTTGACATCACTCTGGTTCATCCACTGGTCCAAGTCGAAGAGGTTGTCTCCGTTATCGAACCTACTGAGAGGGACTTAGGTGTTGTTCATCAGATGGGTTGctcgtcttcttcttcttcttcatcttctttgcCGCAATTGGAGAGTGTGTCGGTGGAGATACCTCGAGCTCGAGAGAACTTCAGAGGTTTGGATGATATGGGTTTGAGTTTAACTAATGAACGCAACGGGTTCAAGTCTCCGGGTAATCGGGTTCTAACTTTGAAGAGGATTTGGAGCATATGA